Genomic window (Chryseobacterium bernardetii):
CAGGAGGTGTTTCAGGAGAAAGTATCAGAAGCTTGTTGAAAACCATCAATCCGGAAATTTATGGTACCATGAATATTCCGAACAAATTGGAACTTGATGGTTTAATGTATGTGTTAGATAGGCTTCCGGAAGGGATTGAGGAATGTGCTTTTATTCATCTTACATCTGATGAAGGGTTTGATAAAGGAAGTTTCGAACCTATTGTTCCGAAGAAAAGAAGAAGAAACTGTTATAGAATAGACGAACACCAGATGAATATAGAGGTTCTTTTGGGCCGTTCTGAAATTTATGACATTCTTACCCACCTTACATTTTTATTTATAGAGGCTGATAAAATCCGTAACCTGGCGTTCATTCAGGATGAAAACTGGAAGCCTACCCGTGCCTTCAAAATTATTGAAGAAGTAGTGAAAGGGGAAAAGAAATTCAGCAGAAAAGAAAAAGAAGTGGCATTAATCCACCTTTCTTCTTTAATAGGAAGGACTTTTGATGAAACATTAAGAGCTTACAATACTTTTGGGGATGATAATAACCCGGACCGTTTATTTAAAATCATCTACAATCTAGGGAAAGTAAGTCTTGAAGATGCAAAAGGAACTACAGAAAGAGAAATTCATTTCAGTGCGATATTAAAGGAAAGGGTAGGACATCACTATTTTGGTGAGAAATGGGCCAATAAAGTGAAAGATGTTTTATTTGAAAACAATCTTCATACCCGCCCGCTACATATCATTTCTGCAAACATGCACTCCGTAAAAAATATGCTGTATGCTAATGATGCCCTTAAAAAGAAACATCATCATGAGGTAGATTATAAACTGTATGAAGAGATTTCCAACAAAAAGGATCTTCGTGACAAGGTATTAAAATTTGCCATGGATGAAGGAATGATCCATATTGCTGATAAAAGCGGAAGTAATATCGATGTACAGATCATTGACCTCAGCAAAACAAACCTGAAGAATACTCCATTTGCCGATGCTAAGTTTTCAGGAGATGATGTGGTAATGGTATTTGACTATGCTTTCGGAGAGCAGGCTTTTGAAGTAATGGATGAATTGCTGAAGCCTTACGAACATAAAGGAGAAGTGTATATGATGCACGTAAAGTCTGTTTCCATTATGGGTAAAGCTGGTATTCTTACCGGGGAAAAGGGAGATATTATGATTCCGACTTCTCACATCTTTGAAGGAACCGCAGATAACTATCCATTTGAAAACGCGTTGAAGCTTGAGGATTTTAAAGATGATGAACTGAAAGCTTTTGAGGGACCAATGATTACTGTTTTAGGGACTTCTCTTCAGAATAAAGATATTCTTTCTTACTTTATGAACACGTCATGGAGAGCGATTGGTCTTGAAATGGAAGGCGCTCATTATCAGAAAGCGATTCAGGTAGCATCCAAGATCAGACATCACATTTCACCGGATCTGTTCGTTTGTTATGCATATTATGCTTCGGATAATCCGTTGGAAACGGGAAGTACCTTATCTTCAGGGGGATTAGGTCTTACAGGGGTAAAACCAACCTATCTGATTACTTTAAGAATCCTTGAAAAGATCTTAAAAAGCGGGAAGAAAGAAGTTTCTGCTAAAAAATAATTTTAATTTCCTACGATAATATAATCCTCAGCTGTTTTTACAGCTGAGGTTTTTTTGTTTTAAAGGGATCTTACCATCTGCAAAATTAACGATAGCTTAAAATCCGTTCTTTAATTGTTTATCTTTAGAAAAACATATCTATTATGAGTTCAATATCACAATTAGTTAAAAGATTCAGGGAAGTAATGCTTGATGGTCTTTGGATAGCCAATACGAACTTTAAAGATCAGCTTTCTGACGTCACCTGGGAACAGGCCGTCACAAAGATTGGCTCTTTAAACACCATTGCTATGCTTACTTTTCATATTGACTATTATATTGCCGGAATTATTCCTGTTTTTAAGGGGGGAAATCTGGAAATAAAAGATCAATACAGTTTTGACCTGCCACCTATAGAATCTAAGGAGCAATGGAATGCTTTATTGAATAAGCTGTGGTCAGATTCTGAACAGTTTGCAGAATTATTGGAAAAGATACCGGATTCAAAGCTCGATGAGGTATTTGTGGATGAAAGGTATGGAACCTATCAAAGAAATATTGATGGGATGATTGAGCATGCCTATTATCATTTAGGGCAAATCACTTTGATTAAGAAATTATTGAAAGCCCATTAAGATTAATGGATACTATCCATTATCATCTGTGAAAATCAGTGGGTAAAAAAAATTTACAACTCCTTTAACAATTTAGAATAAGATTCATCTAAAACCAGATAAAAACAGGACAAAACCTTGTTATAACTCCACATTTGAGGGTTTTGTTTAAATTACCTACCTTTAGAAAAAATAAAATTTTAAATGAGAAAATCGGCTGCAATCATTTTTGCGTTTATCATTTCACAATTTCAGGCTCAGCAAGGAGCTTATTATCAGCAGGCTGCGAAGTACAGGATGGATATAGATGTCAATGCTGAAAAATTTACCTATCAGGGAAAACAAACTTTAGAATACACCAACAATTCGCCGGATGAGCTGAATGTGGTTTATTTTCATTTATACTGGAATGCTTTCAAACCTAATTCTATGATGGATCAGAGAGTAACTTCTCAGGGCAAAAATGGTGACGGAAGACTGCAGAAAGATGGTATCTCAAGATTGGCTTCCATTCCAAAAGATCAGGAAGGCGCTCAGAATATTCACTGGATTAAACAAAATGGTAAGGATCTGAAGTTTGAAGTTCAGGAAACGATTATGAAAGTATATCTGGCAGAACCTATCAAGCCCAATTCAACCACAACTTTCACGATGGATTGGGATGCCGTGATTCCTCAACAGATCAGAAGAAGCGGAAGAAACAACAGAGAAGGGGTGGATATGACGATGACTCAATGGTATCCTAAAATTGCTGAGTATGATTATGATGGCTGGGCAACTTTTGATTACCTGGGAAGAGAGTTCCATGCACCATTCTCAGATTTTGATGTGACTATTAAAATCAATAAAGACTATGTAGTAGGAGCTGGAGGAATTCTAGAAAATCCAACAGAGGTAAAAGGATATGATGCTGCTGCCAAGATTAAGACAGAGAAAGATAAAAAAGCAACCTGGAAATGGTCTGCAAAAAATATTCTTGATTTTGCATGGAGTGCAGACAGGGATTATTCTGTAGAAAGTTTTAATGTTCCGGAAGGACCAAAAGTATATTTAGTGTATCAGAAAAATGATAAAACTAAAGTTTGGGAGGAAGCTCAGCCGTATATTACCAAGTATTTCCAGATTATGAATTCCCACTTCGGGAAGTATGTGTACCCAACATATGCCTTTATTCAGGGAGGTGACGGAGGAATGGAGTACGGAATGTGTACCATGATCCTTGGGGAAGCCAAAGATATTAAGGGATTGATGGGATTAATGGCGCATGAAGGAGCCCACTCATGGTATCAGCAAATGCTTGCAACCAATGAATCTGTACGCCCATGGATGGATGAAGGATTTACGAGCTATGCAGAAGGATATACCATGTATCAGCTGTTTCCGGAAGAACTTCCTAATCCGTTTGCCAATACACTGAATGCATACAGAAACTTTGTTAAAAAAGGCATTGAAGAACCTGCTGTCTGGTTAGGAGATCACCATGATAACGGAACATCTTATACTTATGCTTCTTATGTAAAAGGAGAATTGTATCTGGTACAGTTAGGTTATATAATGGGTGAACAAAACCTTGCAGAAACTTTAAAACAATATTATGATCAATGGAGTATGAAACATCCGTCAGACAGGGACTTCCTTCATATTGCGCAAAAAGTTTCAGGAATGGATTTAAAATGGTTCCACAATTACTGGATCAATACCACCAAAACAATTGATTACGGAGTTAAGGATATAAAATATGATGCGAAATCTACAACTGTAACCCTTATCAATAACGGTCAGGTACCAATGCCGATTGATTTCAGCATAATGACTACGGATAAAAAGATTGTTACCTATCAGATCCCAATGAATATGACCCATACCTGGAAGGAAAAAGATGCTTATGGAGAATTCAAGACGATGCCTTACTGGCCTTGGACCCAAAAAGAATATACCATCACCATTCCATATACAAAATCTCAATTGTCTGTATTGGGAATAGATTTCAGCCAGAGACTTGCAGATGTGAATATGGCAGATAATATTGTAGAAGTAAAATAAAAGATAAACATAGAGATAAAAGGAGTATTTATAAGTACTCCTTTTATTTTTTTATAAATTTGGAGCTCAAATTTTTTCAAATCATAGCCTGTTTAAATATAAATGAATTCAATTGTAATTAACATAGGGAACAGCAATATCAGATTCGGCCTTTTTAATGGTGATAATTGTGATATTTCATGGGTAATCAATACAAAACCTTACAGAACGGCAGATGAACTTTATGTACAGATGCTGATGCTTTATCAGACTTATAAAGTAGAACCTAAAGAAATACAGAAAGTAATTATTGGCTCTGTAGTACCTCAGCTTACGAAAGTAATGAGCTCCGGAATAAAAAAAATCCATGGCATTACTCCGGTAATTGTAGACCGTGCAACTCCATCAGGAGTGCAGGCAAAATCAAAGCAGATGGGAACAGATATTTATGCTAACCTTGTTGCTGCCCATAATCTTTATCCCAACAGGAAAAAGATCGTTATTGATTTCGGAACAGCGCTTACAGCAAGCTGTGTGGCGGAAACGGGTGAAACCTTAGGTGTAATTATTGCTCCTGGAATTGTTACTTCTTTAAACTCTTTAATCAGCCAAACTGCCCAGCTTCCTGAAATTGAATTGAAAAGACCAAAATCAGTACTTGGATTAGACACAGTAACCTGTATGCAGAGCGGAATGGTATATGGTTTCCTTGGAATGGTGGAAGGTTTCATTGATCGTATTAATGATGAGGTGAATGATGACTGCTTTGTTGTAGCTACAGGAGGTGTTTCCCATGTATATAAACCTTTAACGGAGAAAATTCACGTGATGGATAGGCTGCATACTTTGAAAGGACTTTACTTCCTTGGAAAAGATTTGTAAATATCTTACCTGTGATTAATTTTTTTCCCAGATAACTATAAATAAAATGAAAGAGTTAAAAGAATTTCCGGTAATAGAAACAGAAAGATTGATTCTCTCCCGATTGGAAGAGAAAGATATTCCTTTTATTGTGGAATTTCTTCAGCATAGAATCTATTCGGATCTTACATCCAATATTCCTTATCCTTACACTGAAAATGATGCTAAGTTCTGGCTGAAAATGTCTAAAGAGGCCTTTGATAGCAAGACAGGCTTTACGTTTGGGATTCGAAACAAGGAAGAACAGCTTATTGGAGCTATCGGACTTCACGACAGAGAGGACGATAAGGCGGAATTAGGATATTGGATAGCAATTCCTTACTGGAACAAAGGGTATGTTACCGAAGCAGCCAGAGCTGTTATTAATTTTGGCTTTAAAGATCTGGAAATCAATAAAATTTATGCTACTCATTTCCTTCACAATCCTGCCTCCGGAAAAATTATGGAGAAAATAGGAATGGAACAGGAAGCGCTTTTGAAGCAGCATGTAAAAAAAGACGGGGAATATTATGACCTTGCCATGTATTCTATCTTTAAAGATTCATTGGAGTAACCCTTTATAAAAATGTAAAAACAGCCTGATGGCTGTTTTTTTAGTTTATTTGATTGCTCTTATTCATTCATATTTGGTGAAAAAATTACCTCTTGCTTTTAAAGAAGTCTTTAACAATAGCAGAACATTCGTTTTCCATAATGCCTGTTACAACCTCTGTTTTTGGGTGCAATGAAAGGTGCTTATTAATAAAGCCTCTCTGTTCATCCCGGGCACCAATGACTACTCTGGAAATCTGTGACCATGAAAGGGCACCTGAGCACATAACACATGGTTCCATCGTAACATACAGTGTACAGTCTTTTAAATATTTACCTCCTAAGAAATTGGCTGCTGAGGTTATCGCCTGCATTTCTGCGTGGGCTGTTACGTCATTTAACGTTTCTGTAAGGTTATGTGCCCTGGCAATAACACGGTTATTGGAGACAACCACACATCCAATAGGTACTTCATCCTGCTCTAAAGCTGCCTCTGCTTCCTGCAGTGCCATTCTCATATAATATTCGTCAGTAAACATCTAATTTAATCAACCATCGTTAACGTTAAAGGAATTCTGAAACGGAATCTTGCGGGATCACCCTTTACCATTGCTGGGGAAAATTTTTCAGAAATAGAGTACAGCGCAATTTCTGCCTGCCTGTTAAACGTGAAATTATCTCCCTGGGCATGAACATTACTGATTGTTCCGTCTTTTTCTACAATAAAGACAACATCTGTTTTTACTGTTTTGGAGTTGGAATTCACACCATCTACATACAAAAGATCTGCAACCTCCTGCCTCAGGGTATTGATGCCGCCGGGATAGTCTGCAATCTTTTCCACATTTGCAGACGTATCATTAAAATCCTGAACAATTCCTGCTGTAGTTTTTAAAGTCTGAAGATCTTCAATATTTCTTACTCTCAATAAAGCTCCAATTAATGCGGTATTCTCAATGCTATCCATTTTTTTCATGAAAAAGAGGAAATCTCCTTTTATTACATTCTTTTTAAGGGCATTGGGTTCCGCATCAAACTTTTTCCTGAATTCATTATTCAGCATACCTCTGTGCTGGTTGTAATAATTTTTCACCAGCCGGAATTCTTCTTTCTGCTGAGATAAGCAAAACGAAGAGATCATACAAAAGACACAAATGAATAAAGTTCTCAAAAAGGGATATTTATGTAAATATAATTAAAAAATATGAGAATGATTCACGGTTCTTTAACTTTCCAGATAGCGGTTCAGAGATTCCTGAAGATGGTTACGGATATCATCAACTAAACATCTCGGTTCTAATACCGTTACCTCTTTTCCATAAGATAAAATTTCCTGCATAAAATCATAAGTAGGGTGAAGGAAGAACTCAAAATAGATCTCTTCCGGGGTTTCTTTCGTTTCTTTCTGGGATTGATGAAGAGGAAAACTTCTGATGTATTCCCCCTGATGACGGCTGCATTTCAGTACAATATTCTGTGGCTTTTGCTCTGCCAGATTCATCACACCAAAAGCATTTTTAAAATGTTCTCGGAAATTGTATTTGTATTTCTCTCTGAACTGGTTTTTAGCTACATCCAGATAATTAATCCTGTCTAATCCAAATGATTTTAAAACCTTATCTTTAGTATCAATTGCGATAAGGTACCATCTGTCTTTGGATTCTTTTAATGCCAATGGATGAACCTTTCTGGAAGTCATCAGTTTGTTTTTGTAATTGTAATGTTCAAAGGTTACCACTCTTTTGTTCCGGATGGCAAAGAAGAGATCATAAAAATGCTCTATTCCGGTTGGCTTCCGGCTTTCAAAGAAAATAAAGTCTGAAAAGTCAGGATGAAGATTCAGGGCATTGCTTACCTGGAAAGATTCAAGCAGCTTTTGGTTGTATTCATCCACTTCCATGATGGGGCGGCTTTCGATATAATATCGGTTATCACCTTTTTTCTTATTGTGAATAGAAAGGTTGAAAAGATCGGAAATCTCACGGATATCCCTCTGCAAGGTACGGATAGAATAGCTTTTGATTCCTGCATCCTGGAATTCAAAAGAATTTAAAAGATAGTCCTCCAGCTGTGAATAGGTAGCCGGGGAACTTTCTAATCTTTTAATAATTAAGGCATATCTTGTCAGATAAAAATCTTTCTTCATGGTAAAATTTTGTACCACAAATATATGGGCTTAATGCGACAAAACTTGTCGTGTTTTAATTTTTTATTATGAAGTTGGACAAAATAATAAGCCACAGAAATACTGTGGCTTATTGAATTATTACTCAAAATACTTTAATCTTAATTTTGAAAATAACTCTTTACAATAAATTGCGATTTGGTTATAGGCGAAGCTTTATAAGATTGCTTCAGAATCTTGGCCTTGTTTTTAGTGGTCACAAACCGAATTTCCACGTGATTTTATATTTTCAGACATAGTTCTGGCTGTCTAACATTTTGTGAATGGCGATTCAAAGGTATTGAGAATGTAATGAGACTGTTTGTGTATTATAGAGATTCTAAAGATAATGGCAGACAGCACCAGAACTAGTCATGTTTTTAAACTTTATTTAAAAAGTATCTTCTTCAAGAATATCTTCTTCAAAATCCTGTCTGAAGAAATTTTCAATATCATTGAGATAGTTTTCATAATCCATCTCAGCATTTTCGATGTCACTCCATTCCACGGTGTAGAGATCTTCATCGAAGAGTATATCTGTATTGTGACTGGATGTTTCCATGTTTTGTTTTGTGATTTGGTGTTGGTTATATTTTGAACATATTTTGGGCTGTTCAGCATAAGTGAATGGTGAATTCAAAGGTGTTTTTAGATTTTTGTTGATAGTTGTTTTTGTGTCTTTCTGATACTCCAAAGGTAGAAGAGTGAAGCGACAAAACTTGACGTGTTAAAAAATATTTTATTTTTTTTAATATAATCTCCAGAGCTTATATGAGAGAATTATAAGGTAAAAGGCTTATATTTTATTTTTAATGAGTTTCTGAACAATTTGGTTCAATGTATCCCTGTGATCGTCAATATAGCTTAATCCGGCCTGTATCAAATTTTCAATATTAGACCGTCTTACATTATCCATCGCCGGCGAAGCATTTTTCAGTGAAGGATTTAAACGGTAATAGTTTTTCTGATTTCTCAACCCCAAAGTCTGAAACATTTGAGAAAGCTGATAGTCCACAGTTTCTGCGTTGGCAGACATTAATATATCTATAATAGGGCTTACCCAGCCAATTTTACCAGCTTTTTCCAGTCTTTTAAAAGAATATGGTCTGGCTTCAATTCCTGTCCCGATAGAAATAAGAATCATATCATTTACTCCGGGATGGTTGGCCTTCTGATGGTTCTTTAAGACCTCTGCAAAAGGAATTTTTCTGGCTTCTGCATAAGCACAAAGCGCAGGGTTATTTGCAAACATCCCACCATCAATCAGGCTGAAGATTTGGCCATACATAGATTTGATC
Coding sequences:
- a CDS encoding DUF6909 family protein produces the protein MTNSRARETTEAIERLYISMRHLFYRGFFKPGGVSGESIRSLLKTINPEIYGTMNIPNKLELDGLMYVLDRLPEGIEECAFIHLTSDEGFDKGSFEPIVPKKRRRNCYRIDEHQMNIEVLLGRSEIYDILTHLTFLFIEADKIRNLAFIQDENWKPTRAFKIIEEVVKGEKKFSRKEKEVALIHLSSLIGRTFDETLRAYNTFGDDNNPDRLFKIIYNLGKVSLEDAKGTTEREIHFSAILKERVGHHYFGEKWANKVKDVLFENNLHTRPLHIISANMHSVKNMLYANDALKKKHHHEVDYKLYEEISNKKDLRDKVLKFAMDEGMIHIADKSGSNIDVQIIDLSKTNLKNTPFADAKFSGDDVVMVFDYAFGEQAFEVMDELLKPYEHKGEVYMMHVKSVSIMGKAGILTGEKGDIMIPTSHIFEGTADNYPFENALKLEDFKDDELKAFEGPMITVLGTSLQNKDILSYFMNTSWRAIGLEMEGAHYQKAIQVASKIRHHISPDLFVCYAYYASDNPLETGSTLSSGGLGLTGVKPTYLITLRILEKILKSGKKEVSAKK
- a CDS encoding GNAT family N-acetyltransferase — protein: MKELKEFPVIETERLILSRLEEKDIPFIVEFLQHRIYSDLTSNIPYPYTENDAKFWLKMSKEAFDSKTGFTFGIRNKEEQLIGAIGLHDREDDKAELGYWIAIPYWNKGYVTEAARAVINFGFKDLEINKIYATHFLHNPASGKIMEKIGMEQEALLKQHVKKDGEYYDLAMYSIFKDSLE
- a CDS encoding nucleoside deaminase; translation: MFTDEYYMRMALQEAEAALEQDEVPIGCVVVSNNRVIARAHNLTETLNDVTAHAEMQAITSAANFLGGKYLKDCTLYVTMEPCVMCSGALSWSQISRVVIGARDEQRGFINKHLSLHPKTEVVTGIMENECSAIVKDFFKSKR
- a CDS encoding type III pantothenate kinase, which translates into the protein MNSIVINIGNSNIRFGLFNGDNCDISWVINTKPYRTADELYVQMLMLYQTYKVEPKEIQKVIIGSVVPQLTKVMSSGIKKIHGITPVIVDRATPSGVQAKSKQMGTDIYANLVAAHNLYPNRKKIVIDFGTALTASCVAETGETLGVIIAPGIVTSLNSLISQTAQLPEIELKRPKSVLGLDTVTCMQSGMVYGFLGMVEGFIDRINDEVNDDCFVVATGGVSHVYKPLTEKIHVMDRLHTLKGLYFLGKDL
- a CDS encoding helix-turn-helix transcriptional regulator; amino-acid sequence: MKKDFYLTRYALIIKRLESSPATYSQLEDYLLNSFEFQDAGIKSYSIRTLQRDIREISDLFNLSIHNKKKGDNRYYIESRPIMEVDEYNQKLLESFQVSNALNLHPDFSDFIFFESRKPTGIEHFYDLFFAIRNKRVVTFEHYNYKNKLMTSRKVHPLALKESKDRWYLIAIDTKDKVLKSFGLDRINYLDVAKNQFREKYKYNFREHFKNAFGVMNLAEQKPQNIVLKCSRHQGEYIRSFPLHQSQKETKETPEEIYFEFFLHPTYDFMQEILSYGKEVTVLEPRCLVDDIRNHLQESLNRYLES
- a CDS encoding DinB family protein, which translates into the protein MSSISQLVKRFREVMLDGLWIANTNFKDQLSDVTWEQAVTKIGSLNTIAMLTFHIDYYIAGIIPVFKGGNLEIKDQYSFDLPPIESKEQWNALLNKLWSDSEQFAELLEKIPDSKLDEVFVDERYGTYQRNIDGMIEHAYYHLGQITLIKKLLKAH
- a CDS encoding M1 family metallopeptidase is translated as MRKSAAIIFAFIISQFQAQQGAYYQQAAKYRMDIDVNAEKFTYQGKQTLEYTNNSPDELNVVYFHLYWNAFKPNSMMDQRVTSQGKNGDGRLQKDGISRLASIPKDQEGAQNIHWIKQNGKDLKFEVQETIMKVYLAEPIKPNSTTTFTMDWDAVIPQQIRRSGRNNREGVDMTMTQWYPKIAEYDYDGWATFDYLGREFHAPFSDFDVTIKINKDYVVGAGGILENPTEVKGYDAAAKIKTEKDKKATWKWSAKNILDFAWSADRDYSVESFNVPEGPKVYLVYQKNDKTKVWEEAQPYITKYFQIMNSHFGKYVYPTYAFIQGGDGGMEYGMCTMILGEAKDIKGLMGLMAHEGAHSWYQQMLATNESVRPWMDEGFTSYAEGYTMYQLFPEELPNPFANTLNAYRNFVKKGIEEPAVWLGDHHDNGTSYTYASYVKGELYLVQLGYIMGEQNLAETLKQYYDQWSMKHPSDRDFLHIAQKVSGMDLKWFHNYWINTTKTIDYGVKDIKYDAKSTTVTLINNGQVPMPIDFSIMTTDKKIVTYQIPMNMTHTWKEKDAYGEFKTMPYWPWTQKEYTITIPYTKSQLSVLGIDFSQRLADVNMADNIVEVK